One part of the Nitrosophilus kaiyonis genome encodes these proteins:
- a CDS encoding DapH/DapD/GlmU-related protein, translated as MTNNQKPKTKNQKPKTKNYFVHESSYVDDNVQIGENTKIWHFCHILSNTIIGKNCSFGQNCVVGPNVKIGNNVKVQNNISIYDGVEIEDDIFLGPSMVFTNVINPRAFINRKSEFKKTLLKKGCSIGANATIVCGITIGEYALIGAGAVVNKDVKPYALMVGVPARQIGWVDKAGNKMIFDKNGIAVDSYDDTKYILIDDEIKIL; from the coding sequence ATGACTAATAATCAGAAACCAAAAACCAAAAACCAAAAACCAAAAACCAAAAACTATTTCGTTCACGAAAGCTCATATGTTGATGATAATGTTCAAATAGGCGAAAATACAAAAATATGGCATTTTTGCCATATTTTATCTAATACTATAATTGGTAAAAATTGCTCTTTTGGACAAAATTGTGTAGTAGGGCCAAATGTAAAAATAGGAAATAATGTAAAGGTGCAAAATAATATATCTATATATGATGGAGTTGAAATAGAAGATGATATATTTTTAGGACCATCAATGGTTTTTACAAATGTAATAAATCCAAGGGCATTTATAAATAGAAAGAGTGAATTTAAAAAGACTTTATTAAAAAAAGGCTGTTCAATTGGAGCAAATGCAACAATTGTATGTGGAATCACTATTGGAGAGTATGCACTGATTGGAGCCGGGGCGGTAGTGAATAAAGATGTCAAGCCTTACGCGCTAATGGTAGGAGTGCCGGCAAGACAGATTGGTTGGGTTGATAAAGCCGGAAATAAAATGATATTTGATAAAAATGGAATTGCAGTTGATAGTTATGATGACACTAAATATATTTTAATAGATGATGAAATAAAAATTTTATAA
- a CDS encoding 3-methyladenine DNA glycosylase translates to MLLNSFELLKRLKSLGYIKDERDPFWWPNSGSFEVVIGAILTQNTKWEKVELALSNLKKYFGDIEVEKVAQIDQKILSELIKPAGFYNTKAFRIKKISQNILNDFESFENFQKKVSRYWLLNQKGIGKETADSILNYACYKDFMVVDSYTARILKIAGYEFEDYDELQDFLTAGIFENLDKIYEFYNKEIELNQIYARFHGKIVDFCKEHYKGKNREEKVKKLLFI, encoded by the coding sequence ATGTTATTAAATAGTTTTGAGTTGTTAAAAAGGCTTAAAAGTTTAGGTTATATTAAAGATGAAAGAGATCCATTTTGGTGGCCAAATAGTGGGAGTTTTGAAGTTGTAATAGGTGCGATTCTTACTCAAAATACAAAATGGGAAAAAGTAGAGCTTGCTTTAAGCAATCTAAAAAAATATTTTGGAGATATTGAAGTTGAAAAAGTGGCTCAAATTGATCAAAAAATATTAAGTGAGCTTATAAAGCCTGCTGGATTTTATAATACAAAAGCTTTTAGAATAAAAAAGATTTCACAAAATATCCTAAATGATTTTGAAAGTTTTGAAAATTTTCAAAAAAAAGTTAGCAGATATTGGCTTTTAAATCAAAAAGGTATAGGAAAAGAGACGGCAGATAGTATATTAAATTATGCTTGTTATAAAGATTTTATGGTAGTTGATAGCTATACTGCAAGGATTTTAAAAATTGCTGGATATGAGTTTGAAGATTATGATGAGTTGCAAGATTTTTTAACTGCTGGTATTTTTGAAAATCTGGATAAAATTTATGAGTTTTATAATAAAGAGATTGAATTAAATCAAATCTATGCAAGATTTCATGGGAAAATTGTAGATTTTTGCAAGGAGCATTATAAAGGTAAAAACAGAGAGGAAAAAGTAAAAAAACTTCTTTTTATCTAA
- a CDS encoding TIGR00282 family metallophosphoesterase, giving the protein MKIGFIGDIVGKPGRKMVIKHLKEIKEKEKLDFIIANYENASHGFGITEKNAKELFRLGIDIMTGGNHTWDKKEIFALLESMPLLRPINYPKGVPGKGLEIVEIDGEKLAIINLMGHFTMPMVDNPFIKIKNVVEDLKNNRIKNIFIDMHAEATSEKRALLMMLKGEVSAIAGTHTHIGTDDLQIFDGVGYVTDVGLTGCRDNVIGMKEDVPIKKFLTGLPGRYDIPDKCKKILQMVVFDINEGKCNDAYKIKAYDEEEYFISQKAFIEK; this is encoded by the coding sequence ATGAAAATAGGTTTTATTGGCGATATTGTTGGAAAACCTGGTAGAAAGATGGTAATAAAGCATTTAAAAGAGATAAAAGAGAAAGAAAAACTTGACTTTATCATTGCAAATTATGAAAATGCAAGCCATGGATTTGGTATAACAGAAAAAAATGCAAAAGAGCTTTTTAGATTAGGCATAGATATTATGACAGGTGGAAATCATACTTGGGATAAAAAAGAAATCTTTGCACTTTTAGAGTCTATGCCTCTTTTAAGACCTATAAACTATCCCAAAGGGGTGCCTGGAAAAGGATTAGAAATTGTAGAAATTGATGGTGAAAAACTTGCTATTATCAATCTAATGGGGCATTTTACAATGCCAATGGTTGATAATCCTTTTATAAAGATAAAAAATGTTGTAGAAGATTTAAAAAATAATAGAATCAAAAATATTTTTATAGATATGCATGCAGAAGCTACAAGTGAAAAAAGAGCTCTTTTAATGATGTTAAAAGGAGAAGTTAGCGCAATTGCAGGGACACATACACATATAGGAACAGATGATTTGCAAATTTTTGATGGGGTTGGTTATGTAACTGATGTGGGCCTAACTGGATGTAGAGATAATGTAATTGGAATGAAAGAGGATGTTCCCATAAAAAAGTTTTTAACAGGACTTCCTGGAAGATATGATATTCCTGATAAATGTAAAAAAATACTTCAAATGGTTGTTTTTGATATAAATGAAGGAAAATGCAATGATGCATATAAGATAAAAGCATATGATGAAGAGGAGTATTTTATCTCTCAAAAAGCTTTTATTGAAAAATAG
- the rfbA gene encoding glucose-1-phosphate thymidylyltransferase RfbA: MKGIILAGGGGTRLYPITKGISKQLLPLYDKPMIYYPLSVLMLSGIKEILIISNIEYIENYKRIFKDGNELGLKIKYAIQKEPKGLAEAFIIGENFIKDKNVCLVLGDNVFYGHGLINILKNAINNVKNEYKATIFGYYVNDPERYGVVEFNEMGKVISIEEKPKKPKSNYAVVGLYFYPNDVIEKAKSVKPSNRGELEITSINEMYLNENRLKVELFGRGYAWFDTGTHDSLLDAANFIRTIEKRTGLKIASIEEIAYNNGWIDKKQLKKLAKEFEKTEYGKYLMEIVGERE; encoded by the coding sequence ATGAAAGGGATTATTTTAGCTGGTGGAGGTGGTACTAGGTTATATCCTATAACCAAAGGAATATCGAAACAATTACTTCCTCTTTATGATAAACCAATGATATATTATCCATTATCAGTATTAATGTTAAGTGGTATAAAAGAAATATTAATTATTTCAAATATTGAATATATAGAAAATTATAAAAGAATTTTTAAAGACGGTAATGAATTAGGCTTAAAAATAAAATATGCAATTCAAAAAGAGCCTAAAGGCTTGGCAGAAGCTTTTATAATAGGTGAAAATTTTATAAAAGATAAAAATGTTTGTTTGGTATTAGGGGATAATGTATTTTATGGACATGGATTAATAAATATACTAAAGAATGCAATTAATAACGTCAAAAATGAATATAAAGCCACTATATTTGGATATTATGTAAATGATCCTGAAAGATATGGAGTTGTAGAGTTTAATGAAATGGGTAAAGTTATAAGTATAGAAGAAAAACCAAAAAAACCAAAAAGTAATTATGCAGTTGTAGGTCTATATTTTTATCCAAATGATGTAATAGAAAAAGCTAAAAGTGTAAAACCAAGTAATAGAGGGGAATTGGAAATAACTTCAATTAATGAAATGTATTTGAATGAAAATAGATTGAAAGTAGAACTTTTTGGAAGAGGTTACGCTTGGTTTGATACGGGAACACATGACAGTTTGCTTGATGCGGCAAATTTTATAAGAACAATTGAAAAAAGAACTGGGCTTAAAATAGCATCTATTGAAGAAATAGCTTATAATAATGGATGGATAGATAAAAAGCAGCTTAAAAAATTAGCTAAAGAATTTGAAAAAACTGAATATGGAAAATATTTAATGGAAATTGTTGGAGAAAGAGAGTGA
- a CDS encoding DNA polymerase III subunit gamma/tau — protein MSKTLALKYRPKRFEDLIGQDSIAQTLSLALDKNHLSHAYLFSGLRGSGKTSTARIFSKALICDKGPTSKPCETCENCKAANENRHIDIIEMDAASSRKIDDIRDLIEQTKYKPAQARFKIFIIDEVHMLTKEAFNALLKTLEEPPEYVKFILATTDPLKLPATILSRTQHFRFKKIAHKAIVSHLAHILNLENVDYEEEALHILARSGSGSLRDTLTLLDQAIIYSKNFVNTQTVTEMLGLVDPKVIEDIFKAVLEQKKEKIKDIVENLRDYEASMVIDEMIIFLKERLFEEDIRFSTMILDRFFRILNDAKNLLFINADEDFVLTITLFKMIEALKIKEIDEIIDEVESQKEEIKELPSIKPEIKEIKSEKKESIDYKQNFQKLIQKIYDRDYELGKCFEENVKFVSFENNILTWESAPKDECKKTLKNAYGIIRHFVQDIFGIDTKIKKVDPIKEAELHANEDCSSMIEKVEGGDSCISNTLGLSGKEMETKDILHEPMVKKAKELFNAKRVIVKPKV, from the coding sequence GTGTCAAAAACTTTAGCTCTCAAATATCGTCCAAAAAGATTTGAAGATTTAATTGGTCAAGACTCTATTGCTCAGACTTTATCTCTTGCTTTGGATAAAAATCATCTATCTCATGCTTATCTTTTTAGCGGTCTTAGAGGAAGCGGGAAAACAAGTACAGCAAGAATTTTCTCAAAAGCTCTAATATGTGATAAAGGCCCAACAAGTAAGCCTTGCGAGACTTGTGAAAATTGCAAAGCTGCAAATGAAAATAGACATATAGATATTATTGAGATGGATGCTGCAAGCAGTAGAAAGATTGATGATATAAGAGACTTAATAGAACAGACCAAATATAAGCCAGCTCAAGCAAGATTTAAAATATTCATCATCGATGAAGTACATATGCTAACAAAAGAGGCTTTTAACGCACTTTTAAAAACATTAGAAGAGCCACCTGAATATGTAAAATTTATCCTTGCAACAACTGATCCATTAAAACTTCCAGCAACTATTCTTAGCAGAACGCAACATTTTAGATTTAAAAAAATAGCACACAAAGCAATAGTTTCTCATCTTGCTCATATTTTAAATCTTGAAAATGTTGACTATGAAGAGGAGGCTTTGCATATTTTAGCAAGAAGCGGCTCAGGAAGCTTAAGAGATACATTGACCCTATTAGATCAAGCAATAATATATTCAAAAAATTTTGTCAATACCCAAACTGTAACAGAGATGCTTGGTCTTGTTGATCCAAAAGTTATTGAAGATATTTTCAAAGCTGTTCTTGAGCAAAAAAAGGAAAAAATTAAAGATATAGTAGAAAATCTAAGAGATTATGAAGCCTCTATGGTAATTGATGAGATGATTATTTTTCTAAAAGAGAGACTTTTTGAAGAGGATATTAGATTTTCTACAATGATTTTAGATAGATTTTTTAGAATTTTAAATGATGCTAAAAATCTTCTGTTTATAAATGCAGATGAAGATTTTGTTTTAACAATCACTCTTTTTAAAATGATTGAAGCTTTAAAAATAAAAGAGATAGATGAAATAATAGATGAAGTAGAATCTCAAAAAGAAGAGATAAAAGAATTACCATCTATAAAACCAGAGATAAAAGAGATAAAATCAGAAAAAAAAGAGTCTATTGATTATAAGCAAAATTTTCAAAAACTTATCCAAAAGATTTATGATAGAGATTATGAGCTTGGAAAATGTTTTGAAGAAAATGTAAAATTTGTCTCTTTTGAAAACAATATTTTAACTTGGGAGAGTGCTCCAAAAGATGAGTGCAAAAAGACTCTTAAAAACGCATATGGGATTATTAGACACTTCGTTCAAGATATATTTGGAATTGATACAAAAATCAAAAAAGTTGATCCTATTAAAGAGGCTGAACTTCATGCAAACGAAGATTGCTCTTCAATGATAGAAAAAGTTGAAGGTGGAGATAGCTGTATAAGTAACACTTTAGGGCTTTCTGGAAAAGAGATGGAAACGAAAGATATTTTGCATGAGCCAATGGTGAAAAAAGCAAAAGAGCTATTTAATGCAAAAAGAGTTATTGTAAAGCCAAAAGTTTAG
- the murI gene encoding glutamate racemase, which produces MKAAVFDSGIGGLTVVKSLIEHKLFEEIIYFGDTARVPYGIKDKNTIIRYSLEALEFFKNFDVDILITACNSVSAHAIPELRQNAPFPVVGVIEPGVLALEKKIKDKEKNILIIGTNATISSQKYQKILKEKGFKNFISKPTPLFVPIVEEGLFEGEVLEAAMKHYFQDIKKIDAIILGCTHFPLISKNIKKYFNNEAILIHSGEAIVEHLEDGFGLKKRFPNTNLKLFASENPEKLKQIANLWLKPTIV; this is translated from the coding sequence ATGAAAGCAGCGGTTTTTGATAGCGGAATTGGTGGGTTAACGGTTGTTAAGAGCCTAATTGAACATAAACTTTTTGAAGAGATTATCTATTTTGGAGATACTGCAAGAGTCCCTTATGGAATAAAAGATAAAAATACCATCATTAGATACTCTTTGGAAGCTTTAGAATTTTTTAAAAATTTTGATGTGGATATTTTGATAACCGCATGCAACTCAGTCAGTGCTCATGCTATACCAGAGCTAAGACAAAATGCTCCTTTCCCTGTAGTTGGAGTTATAGAGCCTGGAGTTTTAGCTCTTGAAAAAAAGATAAAAGATAAAGAGAAAAATATTCTTATAATTGGAACAAATGCTACAATTTCTAGCCAAAAATATCAAAAGATACTAAAAGAAAAAGGCTTTAAAAACTTTATCTCAAAACCTACACCTCTTTTTGTTCCTATTGTGGAAGAGGGGCTTTTTGAAGGCGAAGTTTTAGAAGCTGCAATGAAGCACTATTTTCAAGATATAAAAAAAATTGATGCAATAATTTTAGGATGTACCCATTTTCCACTTATATCAAAAAATATAAAAAAATATTTCAATAATGAAGCTATATTAATTCATTCTGGTGAGGCTATAGTTGAACATTTAGAAGATGGTTTTGGACTTAAAAAAAGATTTCCTAATACAAACCTAAAACTTTTTGCTTCAGAAAATCCTGAAAAATTAAAACAGATTGCAAATCTTTGGTTAAAACCTACTATAGTATAA
- a CDS encoding HepT-like ribonuclease domain-containing protein, producing MSKRVAEFFLFDIFIAILKIENSSKKFSTAQEILYDYQAWDTIIREFEIIGEATKKLINYKILNEEKRVIVDFRNLLIHNYFGIDPEEVWDIIKNDLPQYKKEIVNLIKSIDKNLKNELIESFIEYYKYLDFVINELEKLK from the coding sequence ATGTCTAAAAGAGTGGCAGAGTTTTTTTTATTTGATATTTTTATTGCTATTTTGAAGATAGAAAACAGTTCAAAAAAATTCTCAACAGCCCAAGAAATTTTATATGATTATCAAGCTTGGGATACAATTATTAGAGAGTTTGAAATAATAGGTGAAGCTACAAAAAAACTGATAAATTATAAAATTTTAAATGAAGAAAAAAGAGTTATTGTAGATTTTAGAAATCTTTTAATTCATAACTATTTTGGTATAGATCCTGAAGAAGTTTGGGACATAATTAAAAATGATTTACCACAATATAAAAAAGAGATAGTCAATTTAATAAAATCAATTGACAAAAATCTTAAAAATGAATTGATTGAAAGCTTTATAGAATATTATAAATATCTAGATTTTGTAATAAACGAATTAGAAAAGTTAAAATGA
- the rho gene encoding transcription termination factor Rho, whose protein sequence is MNENTNQNTAVTNQNGQSNAKQKTRTHIPVEGYTIEELRTKTLDELIAIANQLGIENPQEFKRQDLMFEILKSQVSKGGYILFTGILEITPEGYGFLRGINENFSNTANDAYVSATQIRRFALRTGDVVTGQVRPPKDQERYYALLKIEAINYLPPEESKRRPLFDNLTPLYPTEKIKLEYDPMKLTGRVLDLFTPIGKGQRALIVAPPRSGKTELMKELAHGIAKNHPEVELIVLLVDERPEEVTDMERSVKGEVYSSTFDMPAKNHVRVAELVIEKAKRRVEMGKDVVILLDSITRLARAYNTVTPSSGKVLSGGVDANALHKPKRFFGAARNIEEGGSLTIISTALIDTGSRMDEVIFEEFKGTGNCEIVLDRKIADRRIYPAIDILKSGTRKEELLLDPNTLPKVWALRNAMQQMDEVEALKFLYSKMLKTKNNEEFLSIMNEGA, encoded by the coding sequence ATGAACGAAAATACAAATCAAAATACAGCCGTTACAAATCAAAACGGACAATCTAATGCAAAACAAAAAACAAGAACACATATACCTGTTGAAGGGTATACTATAGAAGAACTTCGAACAAAAACATTAGATGAGCTTATAGCTATAGCAAATCAGCTTGGTATAGAAAACCCTCAAGAGTTTAAAAGACAAGATTTAATGTTTGAGATATTAAAATCTCAAGTAAGTAAAGGCGGATATATACTTTTTACTGGGATTTTAGAGATAACTCCTGAAGGGTATGGCTTTTTAAGAGGAATAAACGAAAACTTTTCAAATACAGCAAATGATGCTTATGTTAGCGCAACACAAATTAGAAGATTTGCTTTAAGAACAGGCGATGTTGTAACTGGGCAAGTTAGACCTCCAAAAGATCAAGAGAGATATTATGCACTTTTAAAAATAGAGGCTATAAACTATCTTCCACCTGAAGAGAGCAAGAGAAGACCACTTTTTGACAACTTAACACCTCTTTATCCAACTGAGAAGATAAAACTTGAATATGATCCTATGAAATTAACTGGGCGTGTGCTCGATCTTTTTACTCCAATTGGAAAAGGTCAAAGAGCTCTGATAGTAGCTCCTCCAAGAAGTGGTAAGACTGAGCTTATGAAAGAGTTGGCTCACGGAATTGCAAAAAACCATCCAGAAGTAGAGCTGATAGTTTTACTTGTTGATGAGAGGCCTGAAGAAGTTACAGATATGGAAAGAAGTGTAAAAGGAGAAGTATATAGCTCTACTTTTGATATGCCAGCAAAAAACCATGTAAGAGTGGCTGAACTTGTTATAGAAAAGGCAAAAAGACGAGTTGAAATGGGAAAAGATGTTGTAATTTTACTTGATTCTATAACAAGACTTGCAAGAGCATACAATACTGTTACTCCTTCAAGTGGTAAAGTATTAAGTGGTGGTGTTGATGCAAATGCACTTCATAAACCAAAAAGATTTTTTGGTGCAGCAAGAAATATAGAAGAGGGTGGAAGTTTAACCATCATATCAACTGCACTTATTGATACTGGTTCAAGAATGGATGAAGTTATTTTTGAAGAGTTTAAAGGAACTGGTAACTGCGAAATAGTTCTAGATAGAAAAATAGCTGATCGTAGAATATATCCAGCAATTGATATATTAAAATCTGGAACAAGAAAAGAAGAGTTACTTCTTGATCCAAATACTCTTCCTAAAGTTTGGGCTCTTAGAAATGCAATGCAACAGATGGATGAAGTTGAAGCATTAAAATTTTTATACTCAAAAATGCTAAAAACAAAAAATAACGAAGAGTTTTTAAGTATAATGAATGAAGGAGCATAA
- a CDS encoding nucleotide sugar dehydrogenase, translating into MSNSNDFTKKICIIGLGYVGLPLAVAFAKKYKVVGFDINAKRVEELNKGFDSTLEVSEKELKEVIKNNNLKLTTSIEDIRDSNFYIVTVPTPIDKHKNPDLTPLIMASRTVGRVIKKGDIVIYESTVYPGCTEEVCVPELERESGLKFNKDFFCGYSPERINPGDKEHTVTKIKKVTSGSTPEIAKKVDELYASIIEAGTHLAPSIKIAEAAKVIENSQRDINIAFVNELALIFDKLNIDTLDVLEAAGTKWNFLRFKPGLVGGHCIGVDPYYLAYKAKEIGYHPEIILAGRRTNDNMGIFVANKVVKLMIQKGHTIKGSRVLILGITFKENCPDIRNSRVIDVIRELQEFGCNVDVYDPWADKDEVKREYNLELLPSTFNLQPSTLTNYDSIILAVSHNEFKEIEQQLQNQKLKTKNQQPIIYDIKGFFDKSLVDGRL; encoded by the coding sequence ATGAGTAATTCAAATGACTTCACCAAAAAGATATGTATTATAGGCTTAGGTTATGTTGGACTGCCACTTGCAGTAGCTTTTGCAAAAAAATATAAAGTTGTGGGTTTTGATATAAATGCTAAAAGAGTTGAAGAGTTAAATAAAGGCTTTGATTCTACTTTAGAAGTTAGCGAGAAAGAACTTAAAGAAGTTATTAAAAATAATAATTTAAAACTTACAACTTCTATTGAAGATATAAGAGATAGCAATTTTTATATAGTTACAGTACCAACTCCGATAGATAAGCATAAAAATCCAGATTTAACTCCACTTATCATGGCAAGTAGAACTGTTGGAAGAGTTATTAAAAAAGGAGATATTGTTATATATGAATCAACAGTTTATCCAGGATGTACAGAAGAAGTATGTGTACCAGAGCTTGAACGTGAGAGTGGTCTTAAGTTTAATAAAGATTTCTTTTGTGGATATTCTCCAGAGAGAATAAATCCAGGAGATAAAGAACATACTGTTACTAAAATAAAAAAAGTAACCAGTGGAAGTACTCCAGAAATTGCAAAAAAAGTAGATGAACTTTATGCAAGTATTATAGAAGCAGGAACTCATTTGGCTCCAAGTATCAAAATAGCAGAAGCAGCAAAAGTTATAGAAAATTCCCAAAGAGATATAAATATAGCATTTGTAAATGAATTGGCTCTTATTTTTGATAAATTAAATATTGATACTTTAGATGTCTTAGAAGCAGCAGGGACAAAATGGAACTTTTTAAGATTCAAGCCAGGACTCGTAGGAGGTCATTGTATAGGAGTTGATCCATACTATTTAGCATATAAAGCAAAAGAGATAGGATATCATCCAGAGATAATTTTAGCTGGTAGAAGAACAAACGATAATATGGGAATATTTGTGGCAAATAAAGTTGTAAAATTAATGATACAAAAAGGACATACAATAAAAGGAAGTAGAGTTTTGATTTTAGGTATAACTTTTAAAGAAAACTGCCCAGATATTAGAAACTCAAGAGTGATTGATGTTATAAGAGAACTTCAAGAGTTTGGATGTAATGTAGATGTTTATGATCCATGGGCTGATAAAGATGAAGTAAAAAGGGAATATAACCTTGAACTATTACCTTCAACCTTCAACCTTCAACCTTCAACCTTGACTAATTATGACTCTATAATATTAGCAGTATCTCATAATGAGTTTAAAGAGATAGAACAACAACTTCAAAACCAAAAACTAAAAACTAAAAACCAACAACCAATAATATATGATATCAAAGGTTTTTTTGATAAAAGTTTAGTGGATGGGAGACTTTAA
- a CDS encoding four helix bundle protein, which produces MTGYEKLNVWQKSMELVTEIYKLVKKFPKEEMFALSDQIRRSAVSIPSNIAKGSSRNSKKEFIQFLYISLGSICELETQLKINENVGYLNSLNELFNKTEKIKKMINALITSLKKDLKND; this is translated from the coding sequence ATGACAGGATATGAAAAATTAAATGTATGGCAAAAAAGTATGGAATTAGTAACAGAAATTTATAAATTAGTTAAGAAATTTCCAAAAGAAGAAATGTTTGCTTTATCAGATCAAATTAGAAGAAGCGCAGTTTCTATTCCAAGTAATATAGCAAAGGGAAGTTCACGAAATTCAAAAAAAGAGTTTATCCAATTTTTATATATTTCATTAGGAAGTATATGTGAATTAGAAACACAATTAAAAATTAATGAGAATGTAGGATATTTAAATAGTTTAAATGAATTGTTTAATAAAACAGAAAAAATTAAAAAGATGATAAATGCTTTAATAACTTCCTTAAAAAAAGATTTGAAAAATGACTAA
- a CDS encoding nucleotidyltransferase family protein: MDKILLEKLKEAKNILKEEFGIEKIAIFGSFARNEEKENSDIDIVILKMKRKNGFLIAKAKRFLNEYLNTNVDIGLYDSMHPYIKKEIKKDMIYV, from the coding sequence ATGGACAAAATTCTCTTAGAAAAGTTAAAAGAAGCAAAAAATATACTCAAAGAGGAATTTGGTATTGAAAAAATAGCTATTTTTGGAAGTTTTGCAAGAAACGAAGAAAAAGAAAATAGCGATATAGACATTGTGATCTTAAAAATGAAAAGAAAAAATGGTTTTTTAATTGCTAAAGCAAAAAGATTTTTAAATGAGTATTTAAATACAAATGTCGATATTGGATTATATGATTCAATGCATCCCTATATTAAAAAAGAGATAAAAAAAGATATGATATATGTCTAA
- a CDS encoding Gfo/Idh/MocA family protein, which yields MKKFALIGAAGYIAPRHMKAIKETDNELVVAIDKCDSVGIIDSYFPEADFFTEFERFDRHVDKLRRNGEKIDYVSITTPNYLHDSHMRWGLRSGCDVICEKPLVLNPWNVDALKEIEKETGKKVNTILQLRLHPSIIALKEKVEKEIKENPDKVYDIDLTYLTSRGKWYFISWKGDEKKSGGIATNIGIHFYDMLTHIFGDVEENIVHIKTEYANAGFLKLKHANVRWFLSVIYDYIPDEIKAKGQRTYRSITVDGEEIEFSGGFTDLHTRSYEEILKGNGFGLAEAKKSIEIVSTIRNLAPVGLKGEYHPFCKLVDSF from the coding sequence ATGAAAAAATTTGCATTAATTGGAGCAGCAGGTTATATTGCTCCAAGACATATGAAAGCTATAAAAGAGACAGATAATGAGCTAGTTGTAGCAATTGATAAATGTGATAGTGTAGGAATAATTGATAGTTATTTTCCGGAAGCAGATTTTTTTACAGAGTTTGAGAGATTTGATAGACATGTAGATAAATTAAGAAGAAATGGAGAAAAAATAGATTATGTTTCAATTACAACTCCTAATTATTTACACGATTCTCATATGAGATGGGGACTTAGAAGTGGATGTGATGTAATCTGTGAAAAACCATTAGTTTTAAATCCTTGGAATGTAGATGCATTAAAAGAGATAGAGAAAGAAACAGGTAAAAAAGTAAATACAATTTTACAACTTAGACTTCATCCATCTATTATAGCTTTAAAAGAAAAAGTTGAAAAAGAGATAAAAGAAAATCCTGATAAAGTTTATGATATAGACCTAACGTATCTTACAAGTAGAGGTAAATGGTATTTTATAAGTTGGAAAGGTGATGAGAAAAAATCTGGAGGAATTGCTACAAATATAGGGATTCATTTTTATGATATGTTAACGCATATTTTTGGAGATGTTGAAGAAAATATAGTTCATATTAAAACTGAATATGCAAATGCTGGATTTTTAAAATTAAAACATGCTAATGTTAGATGGTTTTTAAGTGTTATTTATGATTATATTCCAGATGAGATTAAAGCAAAAGGCCAAAGAACTTATAGAAGTATTACAGTTGATGGAGAAGAGATAGAATTTAGCGGAGGATTTACTGATTTACATACAAGAAGTTATGAAGAAATACTAAAAGGAAATGGATTTGGTTTAGCTGAAGCTAAAAAATCTATAGAAATAGTTTCCACTATTAGAAATTTAGCACCAGTTGGGTTAAAAGGCGAGTATCATCCGTTTTGTAAGTTAGTTGATAGTTTTTAG